The Aspergillus chevalieri M1 DNA, chromosome 5, nearly complete sequence genome includes a region encoding these proteins:
- a CDS encoding exosome non-catalytic core subunit RRP45 (BUSCO:EOG09264398;~COG:J;~EggNog:ENOG410PFQI;~InterPro:IPR033100,IPR015847,IPR020568,IPR027408, IPR001247,IPR036345;~PFAM:PF01138,PF03725;~go_component: GO:0000178 - exosome (RNase complex) [Evidence IEA];~go_process: GO:0006396 - RNA processing [Evidence IEA]) translates to MNKEALLSIAERDFILDALREDVRLDGRGLDQLRPLKVSFGEEYGHVKVQLGKTTLIIRVSSEVTKPRDDRPFDGVFTIALELTAMGSPAWDNGRQGDLETYVTNVVDRVVRHSNALDTESLCILKGISCWSIRADIHVVDYDGNLIDAACIGVMAGLQHFRRPDAVVKDGQVVVYGIDERLPVALNITHKPLAVTFHTFDEGKRVILDATRKEEQASEADVVIGMNGAGDVCYVSKFSGAPVDAMVFVNKSTVALEKVKELNGIIDKALQADLAKRTDTGMVEQSRAENDR, encoded by the exons ATGAACAAGGAAGCACTGCTGTCGATTGCTGAGCGCGATTTTATTCTCGATGCGCTGCGCGAAGATGTGCGCCTGGACGGCCGGGGACTGGACCAGCTGCGTCCGCTGAAGGTTTCGTTTGGGGAGGAGTATGGACATGTGAAGGTGCAATTGGGGAAGACTAC TTTGATTATTCGCGTTTCGTCCGAAGTGACAAAACCCCGCGATGACCGGCCGTTCGATGGTGTTTTTACAATTGCGCTGGAACTCACGGCGATGGGATCTCCGGCGTGGGATAATGGGCG CCAGGGGGATCTCGAGACATACGTGACCAACGTCGTCGACCGTGTAGTACGACACTCGAATGCGCTTGACACCGAATCGCTGTGTATCCTTAAAGGCATCAGCTGCTGGAGTATCCGAGCCGATATCCACGTGGTCGACTACGACGGAAACCTGATTGACGCCGCCTGCATCGGTGTCATGGCTGGCCTGCAGCACTTCCGTCGTCCGGACGCTGTTGTCAAAGACGGCCAAGTCGTTGTCTACGGCATCGACGAACGACTCCCGGTTGCCCTCAACATCACACACAAACCGCTGGCAGTCACCTTCCACACGTTCGACGAAGGCAAGCGGGTGATCCTCGATGCGACACGGAAGGAAGAACAGGCGTCGGAGGCGGATGTGGTGATTGGTATGAATGGCGCAGGGGATGTTTGCTACGTCTCGAAGTTCTCAGGCGCACCTGTTGATGCGATGGTGTTCGTGAACAAGTCGACGGTCGCGTTGGAGAAGGTGAAGGAACTCAATGGCATTATCGACAAGGCGCTACAGGCCGATTTGGCGAAACGGACAGATACTGGAATGGTTGAACAATCACGAGCGGAAAATGACCGGTGA
- a CDS encoding aminophospholipid-translocating P4-type ATPase DRS2 (COG:P;~EggNog:ENOG410QE8C;~InterPro:IPR018303,IPR023298,IPR023299,IPR001757, IPR032630,IPR006539,IPR036412,IPR008250,IPR023214, IPR032631;~PFAM:PF13246,PF16209,PF16212;~TransMembrane:9 (o307-326i507-530o557-578i1069-1089o1109-1131i1152-1176o1188-1205i1217-1236o1256-1275i);~go_component: GO:0016021 - integral component of membrane [Evidence IEA];~go_function: GO:0000166 - nucleotide binding [Evidence IEA];~go_function: GO:0000287 - magnesium ion binding [Evidence IEA];~go_function: GO:0005524 - ATP binding [Evidence IEA];~go_function: GO:0140326 - ATPase-coupled intramembrane lipid transporter activity [Evidence IEA];~go_process: GO:0015914 - phospholipid transport [Evidence IEA]), translating into MASGRPPGFNHGRAEDDLLQLEDTTPMYSTGQPPPVNDEHLLRRFDIDDSDYPQARPSVSYDDFVGGGHQHYPQQAQHQPQPSHVGAHAHVVVPPAHVPQVGAILHDPYSGADMSRTYSQTSGLSNYHRYSLDDYEDERSLHGYYDMDRDDDTVPSSQHVRMAKERNSILGLGGGFMGRAKHMLGMGGEYSEMDLPLTEAGARNARVESAEPDETVPKKSRKPDFKFGFGRRKADPSTLGPRNIVLNNPPANAVHKFVDNHVSTAKYNIITFIPKFLFEQFSKYANLFFLFTAVLQQIPNVSPTNRYTTIGPLCVVLLVSAIKELVEDYKRRASDRSLNYSKTQVLKGSAFHETKWVDVSVGDIVRVESEQPFPADMVMLATSEPEGLCYIETANLDGETNLKVKQAIPETAHLVNPSDLSRLSGRIRSEQPNSSLYTYEATLTMHAGGGEKELPLAPDQLLLRGATLRNTPWVHGIVVFTGHETKLMRNATATPIKRTAVERMVNIQILMLVTILVALSVISSVGDLIIRQTQSDKLSYLYYSGTNPVKQFVLDIFTYWVLYSNLVPISLFVTIEIVKYAQAFLINSDLDIYYDKTDTPATCRTSSLVEELGQIEYIFSDKTGTLTCNMMEFKQCSIAGIQYGDDVEEDRRATADDDEADGIHDFKKLQQNLNFHPSKDAIHHFLTLLATCHTVIPERSDDKPGEIKYQAASPDEGALVDGAAQLGYRFTNRRPRSVLFTVAGQEYEYELLAVCEFNSARKRMSTIFRCPDGKLRMYTKGADTVILERLHPDNPIVETTLQHLEEYASEGLRTLCLAMREISEQEFQQWYQIQEKAATTVSGNRAEELDKAAELIEKDLYLLGATAIEDKLQDGVPDTIHTLQTAGIKVWVLTGDRQETAINIGMSCRLVSEDMTLLIVNEETAQATRENISKKLQAVQSQGTSGEIESLALIIDGRSLTFALEKDMEKMFLDLAVMCKAVICCRVSPLQKALVVKLVKRHLKSLLLAIGDGANDVSMIQAAHVGVGISGLEGLQAARSADVSIAQFRFLRKLLLVHGAWSYHRISRVILYSFYKNITLYMTQFWYSFQNAFSGEVIYESWTLSFYNVFFTVLPPFAMGICDQYVSARLLDRYPQLYQLGQKGLFFKKHSFWSWIANGFYHSLVLYIFSQLIYLFDLPMADGKTAGHWVWGSALYTAVLATVLGKAALISNIWTKYTFIAIPGSMIIWLIFLPAYGYGAPAIGFSFEYYGTIPPLFTSPVFYLMAVVLPCLCLIRDYAWKYAKRMYYPQHYHHVQEIQKFNVQDYRPRMEQFQKAIRKVRQVQRMRKQRGYAFSQADEGAQMRVVNAYDTTRGRGRYGEMTSSRNLV; encoded by the exons ATGGCCAGCGGTAGGCCGCCAGGATTCAACCATGGCCGCGCGGAGGATGATCTGCTGCAGCTGGAGGATACTACCCCCATGTACAGTACGGGCCAACCTCCGCCGGTCAATGACGAGCATTTGTTAAGACGTTTCGATATCGACGATTCCGATTATCCGCAAGCGCGTCCGTCCGTTTCGTACGATGACTTTGTAGGAGGCGGCCATCAACATTACCCCCAGCAGGCCCAGCACCAACCGCAGCCATCGCATGTCGGAGCTCATGCCCATGTTGTCGTGCCCCCTGCGCATGTTCCCCAGGTCGGAGCGATCCTGCATGATCCCTATTCCGGCGCGGATATGTCCCGGACGTATTCGCAGACCTCCGGACTGAGCAATTACCATCGCTACTCGCTCGATGACTACGAAGATGAACGGTCGTTACATGGATACTATGATATGGATCGGGATGATGACACTGTCCCGTCGTCGCAACATGTTCGCATGGCAAAGGAGCGCAATAGCATTCTGGGTCTGGGAGGTGGGTTCATGGGCAGGGCCAAACACATGCTGGGAATGGGCGGGGAGTATTCAGAGATGGACCTCCCGCTGACGGAAGCCGGCGCGAGGAATGCACGTGTCGAGAGCGCGGAGCCGGACGAAACAGTGCCCAAGAAATCGCGGAAACCGGATTTCAAGTTCGGGTTTGGACGAAGGAAGGCCGATCCGTCGACACTGGGCCCTCGGAACATTGTGCTCAACAACCCGCCGGCCAATGCGGTGCACAAGTTTGTTGACAACCATGTGTCAACGGCGAAATACAACATCATCACTTTTATCCCGAAATTCCTTTTCGAACAGTTCTCCAAATACGCCAacctgttcttcttgttcacgGCTGTTCTTCAGCAGATTCCCAATGTCAGCCCGACGAATCGATATACTACCATTGGTCCGCTGTGCGTTGTGTTGTTGGTGTCAGCGATTAAAGAACTCGTGGAAGATTACAAGCGGAGGGCGTCAGACAGGTCACTCAATTATTCGAAGACTCAAGTTCTCAAGggatctgcatttcacgaAACAAAATGGGTCGATGTGTCTGTGGGTGATATTGTCCGTGTCGAGTCTGAACAGCCTTTTCCGGCTGATATGGTGATGCTGGCGACATCTGAGCCGGAAGGCCTTTGCTACATCGAAACGGCGAATTTGGACGGAGAAACCAACTTGAAAGTCAAGCAGGCTATCCCAGAGACGGCGCATCTTGTCAACCCTTCCGACCTCAGCCGTCTGAGTGGACGAATTCGCTCAGAGCAGCCGAACAGCAGTCTGTACACCTATGAAGCCACACTTACTATGCACGCTGGCGGAGGGGAGAAAGAGCTTCCCCTGGCGCCGGACCAGTTATTACTGCGAGGCGCTACCCTTCGTAACACCCCGTGGGTTCATGGAATTGTTGTCTTTACCGGTCACGAAACAAAGCTAATGCGGAATGCCACGGCAACCCCCATTAAGCGAACGGCAGTGGAGCGCATGGTCAACATTCAGATTCTGATGTTGGTCACTATCCTGGTGGCTCTCAGTGTCATCAGTTCCGTTGGTGACTTGATCATCCGCCAAACCCAGTCCGACAAACTTTCCTATCTCTACTACAGCGGTACCAACCCGGTCAAGCAGTTTGTTCTCGACATCTTTACCTACTGGGTGTTGTATTCGAATTTGGTCCCTATCTCGCTTTTCGTCACTATCGAAATTGTCAAATATGCGCAAGCGTTCCTCATCAACTCCGACCTCGATATCTACTACGACAAGACAGATACACCAGCGACTTGTAGGACGTCGTCCTTGGTCGAAGAGCTAGGTCAGATTGAGTATATCTTCTCTGACAAAACAGGAACCTTGACTTGCAACATGATGGAGTTTAAACAGTGCAGTATAGCTGGTATTCAATACGGTGACGACGTTGAGGAGGACCGGAGAGCAACTGCGGATGACGACGAAGCGGACGGCATTCATGACTTTAAGAAACTACAGCAAAACTTGAATTTCCACCCGTCAAAAGATGCTATTCACCACTTCCTCACCCTGCTGGCTACCTGCCACACCGTCATTCCCGAGCGGTCAGACGACAAGCCCGGTGAGATCAAATACCAGGCGGCGTCCCCGGACGAAGGTGCTTTGGTCGATGGTGCTGCGCAATTGGGCTATCGTTTCACAAACCGGAGACCTCGCTCTGTGCTCTTTACGGTTGCAGGTCAGGAGTACGAATATGAGTTGCTTGCCGTTTGTGAATTCAACTCAGCCCGAAAGCGGATGTCGACTATCTTCAGATGCCCGGATGGTAAGCTCCGCATGTATACCAAAGGTGCTGATACCGTCATCCTCGAACGCTTGCACCCGGATAACCCGATTGTCGAGACTACCTTGCAACACTTGGAAGAGTACGCGTCTGAAGGCCTTAGGACCCTTTGTCTGGCCATGCGCGAAATTTCTGAACAAGAGTTCCAGCAGTGGTACCAAATCCAAGAGAAGGCTGCCACGACCGTTAGTGGAAACCGTGCAGAGGAACTAGACAAGGCCGCAGAATTGATCGAAAAAGACTTGTATCTCCTGGGTGCAACGGCCATCGAGGATAAACTGCAAGATGGAGTCCCGGACACGATTCACACTCTCCAAACGGCTGGAATTAAAGTCTGGGTTCTTACTGGTGATCGACAGGAAACTGCTATTAACATCGGCATGTCTTGCCGGTTGGTTTCTGAGGATATGACGCTGCTGATTGTGAACGAGGAGACAGCACAAGCTACAAGGGAGAACATATCGAAGAAGCTCCAGGCTGTGCAGAGTCAAGGCACATCTGGTGAAATCGAGTCTCTGGCGCTGATTATCGATGGTCGATCTTTGACTTTTGCTCTTGAAAAGGACATGGAGAAGATGTTCTTGGATCTTGCTGTCATGTGCAAAGCTGTAATTTGCTGTCGTGTCTCCCCCCTTCAAAAGGCTTTGGTCGTCAAACTCGTCAAGCGCCATCTCAAATCCTTGCTTTTGGCAATTGGCGATGGTGCAAACGACGTCTCTATGATCCAGGCAGCTCATGTTGGGGTCGGTATCAGCGGTCTTGAAGGTCTTCAGGCAGCCCGGTCTGCGGATGTTTCGATTGCTCAATTCCGCTTTCTTCGTAAATTGTTGCTTGTCCATGGGGCTTGGAGTTATCACCGAATTAGTCGGGTGATTCTGTATTCGTTTTATAAGAACATTACACTTTACATGACGCAGTTCTGG TACTCGTTCCAAAACGCATTTTCTGGTGAAGTTATTTACGAGTCATGGACACTTTCATTCTACAATGTCTTTTTCACCGTCCTTCCTCCATTCGCCATGGGTATCTGCGACCAGTACGTGTCTGCTCGGTTATTAGATCGATACCCCCAACTGTACCAACTTGGACAGAAGGGACTCTTCTTCAAGAAACACAGCTTTTGGTCATGGATCGCCAACGGCTTCTACCACTCCCTGGTCCTCTACATTTTCTCCCAGTTGATCTACCTCTTCGACCTCCCAATGGCAGACGGCAAGACAGCCGGGCACTGGGTCTGGGGCTCCGCTCTCTACACAGCGGTCCTAGCCACCGTCCTCGGAAAAGCGGCTCTCATCAGCAACATCTGGACAAAATACACCTTCATTGCCATCCCGGGCTCCATGATCATCTGGCTCATCTTTCTTCCTGCCTACGGTTACGGTGCACCGGCTATCGGCTTCTCGTTCGAATACTACGGCACTATTCCTCCGCTTTTCACATCACCGGTGTTCTACCTCATGGCTGTCGTCTTGCCTTGTCTGTGTCTGATTCGTGACTATGCGTGGAAGTACGCGAAACGCATGTACTACCCGCAACACTACCACCACGTACAAGAAATCCAAAAATTCAACGTGCAAGACTACCGGCCGCGCATGGAACAGTTCCAGAAGGCGATTCGCAAGGTCAGACAGGTGCAGCGGATGCGGAAACAGCGCGGGTACGCGTTCAGTCAGGCAGATGAGGGCGCACAGATGCGGGTCGTTAATGCCTATGATACAACACGGGGGAGAGGGAGGTATGGGGAGATGACTAGTTCGAGGAACTTGGTGTAA
- the CWC15 gene encoding spliceosome-associated CWC15 family protein (COG:A;~EggNog:ENOG410PN2P;~InterPro:IPR006973;~PFAM:PF04889;~go_component: GO:0005681 - spliceosomal complex [Evidence IEA];~go_process: GO:0000398 - mRNA splicing, via spliceosome [Evidence IEA]): protein MTTAHRPTFDPAQGREALRGPAYHQRLLPAHMHLKTRQLGQGSEGEVQQRDLRAELLQAEAAHFAKKRGVPVDEPIIESAPKRQIGGPPSGGDDSGAAGEIEEDPEAKRRRILEETRDIDADSDGSEDDSSEDESDEEDEEAELMRELEKIKKERQEQKAKEERERAAEEEEQREVDIARGNPLLNSQDFNLKRRWDDDVVFKNQARGTEQKRGPEFVNDLLRSDFHKRFMSKYVR from the exons ATGACGACGG CTCACAGACCGACGTTCGATCCC GCACAAGGGCGAGAAGCCCTCCGCGGGCCCGCTTATCACCAGCGCCTTCTGCCTGCGCACATGCACCTGAAGACTCG TCAACTCGGCCAAGGCAGCGAAGGCGAAGTGCAACAGCGCGACCTCCGAGCAGAACTCCTCCAAGCCGAAGCAGCCCATTTCGCAAAGAAGCGCGGCGTTCCCGTCGATGAACCAATTATCGAGAGTGCACCAAAACGTCAGATCGGAGGGCCTCCATCAGGTGGCGATGATAGCGGAGCGGCTGGAGAAATAGAGGAGGATCCAGAGGCGAAACGGCGGCGTATATTGGAGGAGACAAGAGATATAGACGCAGATTCGGATGGGTCGGAGGATGATAGTAGTGAGGACGAGAG tgacgaggaagacgaagaagcTGAATTGATGCGCGAGCTGGAAAAAATCAAGAAGGAAAGACAGGAGCAGAAGGCGAAAGAAGAACGTGAACGAGCcgccgaggaagaggagcagCGCGAGGTCGACATTGCCCGGGGTAATCCCCTCCTAAACTCTCAAGACTTCAACTTGAAGCGGAGATGGGACGATGATGTCGTTTTCAAGAACCAGGCCCGAGGGACTGAGCAGAAGAGGGGGCCTGAATTCGTCAAT GACTTGTTGCGTTCCGACTTCCACAAGCGGTTCATG TCCAAATACGTTCGATAA
- the DFR1 gene encoding dihydrofolate reductase (COG:H;~EggNog:ENOG410PPTW;~InterPro:IPR001796,IPR012259,IPR017925,IPR024072;~go_function: GO:0004146 - dihydrofolate reductase activity [Evidence IEA];~go_function: GO:0050661 - NADP binding [Evidence IEA];~go_process: GO:0006545 - glycine biosynthetic process [Evidence IEA];~go_process: GO:0046654 - tetrahydrofolate biosynthetic process [Evidence IEA];~go_process: GO:0055114 - oxidation-reduction process [Evidence IEA]) translates to MLKPKTKMPSLSTPLTLIVATTPIPHHPSSTSTQNAQPKLGIGLNGTLPWPRIKADMSFFARVTSRPPRPNTTNAVVMGRKTYESIPEKLRPLGKRVNVVVTRDVEGNAGRVRKELEGKRERDVKRAAEAQAQGKTGGAGTEGTTDAIVSESLEAAMRELESAYGAGEDSKLGNIYIIGGGEIYASTLRSGAGLNRKIRIVMTNVKRKGNEGYDCDTFFPVDDLSAESGWREASSQEVSEWVGENVDGEWRDEGEVVIQMVGYERV, encoded by the coding sequence ATGCTGAAGCCCAAAACCAAAATGCCTTCCCTATCAACACCCCTAACTCTCATCGTCGCCACAACCCCAATCCCCCACCACCCATCATCCACGTCAACCCAAAATGCCCAACCCAAGCTAGGAATCGGCCTAAACGGCACCCTCCCCTGGCCGCGCATAAAAGCCGACATGTCCTTCTTCGCGCGCGTAACCTCCCGCCCTCCTCGACCCAATACAACAAATGCAGTGGTCATGGGCCGGAAGACATACGAATCCATCCCAGAAAAACTGCGGCCGCTGGGGAAGAGGGTTAATGTTGTCGTCACGCGGGATGTGGAGGGGAATGCTGGGAGGGTGCGGAAGGAGTTGgaggggaagagggagagggatgTTAAGAGGGCTGCTGAGGCGCAGGCACAAGGGAAAACTGGGGGTGCGGGGACGGAGGGTACTACGGATGCGATTGTTAGTGAGAGTTTGGAGGCTGCGATGCGCGAATTGGAGAGTGCGTATGGGGCTGGGGAGGACAGTAAATTGGGGAATATATACATTATCGGCGGGGGAGAGATTTACGCATCTACATTACGCTCTGGGGCTGGACTCAACCGGAAGATCCGCATTGTCATGACGAATGTGAAGAGGAAGGGTAATGAGGGATATGATTGTGATACATTCTTCCCCGTCGATGACCTCAGCGCTGAGAGTGGATGGCGGGAGGCGAGTAGCCAGGAGGTTAGTGAATGGGTTGGGGAAAATGTTGATGGGGAGTGGAGGGATGAGGGGGAGGTTGTGATTCAGATGGTTGGGTATGAACGGGTTTAG
- a CDS encoding RNA polymerase II mediator complex head subunit MED22 (COG:S;~EggNog:ENOG410PTCK;~InterPro:IPR038427,IPR009332;~PFAM:PF06179;~go_component: GO:0016592 - mediator complex [Evidence IEA];~go_function: GO:0003712 - transcription coregulator activity [Evidence IEA];~go_process: GO:0006357 - regulation of transcription by RNA polymerase II [Evidence IEA]): MESQPTAKTLHNRINHNISQLLQRFENIMATATVENTSHTSTAVETYQLDVESTALIRAAEDILSLTRAMKEIWLFGKLDTLGEDERDIKRREELEGDAEAVQKVIEEVLK; this comes from the exons ATGGAGTCTCAACCGACAGCCAAAACGCTACACA ACCGTATCAACCATAACATCTCTCAGCTGCTCCAACGCTTCGAGAATATCAtggcaacagcaaca GTCGAGAACACAAGCCACACCTCCACCGCCGTCGAAACCTACCAACTCGACGTCGAATCAACAGCCTTG ATCCGCGCAGCCGAAGACATCCTCTCCCTAACCCGCGCAATGAAAGAAATCTGGCTCtttggaaaactggacacactgggtGAAGATGAACGCGATATTAAGCGGAGGGAGGAATTGGAGGGTGATGCGGAGGCCGTGCAGAAAGTCATCGAGGAGGTTTTGAAGTAA